The genomic segment AGCAGAAAAAATATCGGAGCAAGTATTAAAATTTGCTACTGAAAATTCAGATGAGTTAAGATTCCATGACCAAGATGCATTGAATGCTATTTTACATGACCGCTGGTTGGTGCTCCATCCTAGATGGAATGCTCAAGCCTATATCATTACGAAGGAAAAAAAACACCCAACAAAAATTGGTAATCTAGAATACACTGAAGCACGTAATGAACCAGCTTTGATTCACTATAGTGGACATGTCAAACCATGGCAAAGTGAGTCAGACCATCCTTTCCGTGATGAGTACTTAAACGTACGAGCAGAAACACCGTTTCCAATGGAAGAAGACTAAATAAAAAATAAACCAGACAAGCTCTAATGGCTTCTCTGGTTTATTTTTTTACAGTTCTTCTCGTTCAATGGAGTGAATCTCTACTTCACCATTGTCTTCGATTTCTTTCAAAACTAGGTCTAATGTCTGTTGGCACAGTTTGCGATTATTGCTCACAACGGCAATCCCTAGTACTCCTTGGTTTAACGTATCATGAGCACCAACTTCAGAGATACTCACGTTGAATTTGTTATGCGTTTTTTTTATGATACTTTTTATCACACTGCGCTTATCTTTTAAAGAGTAGGAATTGTAAATGAGAAATGATACTTTCATGCCTAAGATAACCATAATTCATCTCCTTTAAACCCGTTTTATTCTGAAAGTAAGTGATTTAGTTAAAATTATTCTAAAAGTGGACAAACTGGTGTTGAATCGAGCTTGTTTGTCCAAACTAGACTAAAATCTCATTTGAAATACGGTCTTAATGCTGTTAGTTCTTCTAAATGCAAAGGTCGATAAGATCCTACAGGTAATGTTTCATCGAGTTCTAACGGCCCCATCGACAATCTCTTAAGATAAGTGACCTTTTTTCCTACCGATAAAAACATTTTCTTTACTTGATGAAATTTGCCTTCACTGATCTCTAACAACACTCTACTTTCATTATTGCTACTACTTAGTATGGTTAGTTTAGCTGGCTTGCATTTTATGCCTCCATCAAAAACAATTCCTTTTGCAAATGCTGCTTTGTCTTCACTTGTGACCCTTTCGTTTACAATCGCTTCATAACTTTTTGTGACTTCTTTTTTAGGAATCAACAATTGATACCCTAGTTGACCATTATTTGTCAGCAACAATAATCCCTCTGTATCTTTATCTAAACGCCCTACTGGAAACAATCCCGCAACACGTTGAGAAGGATCAATCAAATCGATAACAGTTTGATTGTTATCATCTGTTACGGCACTTACTACACCATTTGGCTTATGCAACATATAATAGACATGGGGTTGATAGTGGATTCGTTCTCCAGCTACTTTCACTTCTTGGAGTTCTGGGTCCACATTCAAATTATCAACCAGTATGGTTTTTCCATTCACTTCAACTTGCTTGCTTTTAATCAATCGTTTTACTGTTCGACGTGAACCAAATCCTGTTTCAAACAATAATTTATCTAACCGCATCCTCTAGCTCCTTCTTCGTAACGCTCCACTTTTTTATAGTTCTAGAATACGGTATAATTCTTTAATTTGTCAATCTTAGCTTCAATACTGTACTTTTTAGCCGTTTTGTTTATTCAACAGTTTGAAAAGGTGATTCATCTATAAAAATCATTTTTTCATCTAAATCAATTGTCGCTTTTGTCCCATAAGGCAAAGCACATCTAGGGTACGCGTGACCAAAATTAACATTATATAAAATTGGCAATTCCACATCATCAATCACTTCTGAGTAAATGGTTTTATATTCTTCGTAATAAACTTCGTCTTGGGGTTTCCCAATGATCAGACCATTAACAACAGAAAAAATACCTGTTTCCTTTAATGTTTCCAACATTTTTTTTAATATATCAGGAGCTGGTTTTTCTTCACTTGTTTCTAAAAATACTATTTTCCCTTCCCATTCATTTAATGAAGGAAATAATTGATATTTTTTACAAATCTCTGCTTCATCTGGGTAACGCTCTCCAACCAATATATCATAAAGACTTTCTACGCAACCACCAAGTAATGTGCCTGAAACTATTCCTGTTCCTTGTAAAACTTCATAACCGTGCGTTTCATCATGCTGCATACGATCTTGTCCTAAGGCTTGCTTAGAAAAATCGGTGCGTTCTTCATACCATAACCTGCTAGAACGAATTTCTCGCTGTTCATACCCTTCTAGATAACCTTGTAAAAACTCTTTTGTGTAAGGCAGCAACCCATTAGCTAATTCAGCGATATCCGTAATAAAACTAGGGCCATAAAAGGAAACCATTCCTAATTTATAAAACATTAAATGGTTTATTGTCGTATCAGAAAATCCGGTAAATAATTTAGGGTTTTCTTGTACATTGGTTATAAAATTTTCATCCTCCAATAAATAAGGCAGCAAACGATAAGTATCATCGCCTCCAATTGCTGCTATTATTCCTTTAATCGTTGGATCTTGAAAAGCATCTTTTAAATCTTGTGCTCGTGCTTCAGGATGGTCACTAAGGTAGTCTAATCCTTTAAGCGCATTCGGCATAAAGACAGGTTTCAGTCCTAGTGATTCCAAACGTTTTTCACCCAATTCTAGTTGGTGTGCACAAGTTTCTTCACCTAAAATCCCTCTTGATAGACTGACGATAGCTACTCTATCTCCATTTTTTAAAGCAAACGGTTTAATCATACTTTAGCTCCCTTTTTATTCATCTACATTATGTTTACTATCTACTTTAACAATATACCAAAATTTTTTACCATTAGCCTAATTATTCATTAGATAACTTTTTTAACTTCTTCGTATTGAATTAATCTAACCAACTAATTGGTCTACATTTCAACTCTATATGTATTTGTTTATTTTAGATACTATTTCCTGCTAAAAAAGGACGTATACTAGGTCTGTAGTATACGCCTTTTTTAATTATACATTAAGTTCCTTATACGAATAATTTCAATAGCAAATCTAAGCTGCAAACCACATCATAATGCCAAGTAGCCCAAGCAATACCATCACTATAGCTCCAATTATCCCTACCCAAATTATCAACCTTAACATTGTCCGTTCAAATTTGTTATTCATAATTTCTTCTCCTTTAGCTCTTTCTTATTTATGTAATCTTTTGTAAACATAACTCCCATTAAAAAAATAGGAAAACCAAAGGGCCGTAGAGGATTTAAAAGCGAATAATGATTGCTTAAACTATCAAATGCAAAAATTATTACCATCCATATAAAAAGTGCTAGGAATTTCTTTTTTCTTATTGTCATACGTCTACTCTCCTAGATAAATATGTTTATCCTGCTATCTTAAAAAACATTCCATCTTTATGTAAAAGTACCTTAACTCTATTTATTTCTAACTGTTTATTGTAATATAAGGCTATTTAACACAGCATCTTCGCCATTAACTAATACGATCAAATATTCATGCTGATATTCTGGATCAACTTCAACTTTATAATATAGCGGTGTAGACTTATCTTCTGTTTCTTCAAGTAGAGCTGTATCTGTAAATGAAATTGTTAATTTATCTCCATCTTCATATATTTCAGCTTTAGCTATTGAACTAACCGAATTAAAAATAGCATAAGTTAGTTCCGAAACTTCACTCACCACAGTTACCTCTCCTGGCCGATCCGAAATTGGTTCGATGGATGACACAGGATCAATTTCTTGAATATTTGTGTCTTTTTTAATTCCACAGCCCATCAAAATAACTAAACAAAAAGGAATAATTAGCATTTTTTTCATTTTTTTCTCCTTAAGAAATCTTTTATTTTTCAAAATCAGATTTTCGAAGCAAACAGTATCCAATAAAAATTAGTACATACCCTAAGGCAATTTTCTGATGTACTATTGCAAAAATCGCAATGCCAAAAACGACTGTAGATAATAATTGATAAGTAGTAGATTTCGTAATTTTCTTCATCTTAAACTCCCCCATAGAACATTCCATAAAAAGCTTATTACTCTTTAAATTATCTATGAAAAGGCTCTTATATGAAAGAACGTGCTAGTTTACATCGTAGCAACTAGTAGTTGCATTACTATCATTATGGGGTTTATAGCTACTATTTTAAATTTGTTCTTCATAAAATCGAAAAACTATTCCTTTGAATGATAGGCCATTACTTTTTCCATTTCATGAACCTCTGCTCATTTAGTTTATTCAAAAATATGGGGCTAAGTTTATTTATAGTTTTTTATTTAATTCACTTAATTTACTTTGGATTTTTGTCATAATAACTAAATTATACACCGCAAGTACTAAAATAATTAGGTGAAATCCTAAACGCATACAAGCAAATGGTAATTCAAATAAAAACTTCTTCAAAAATAAGCTACCCGATGTTTCCCACAAACCTGGAGTATAAAAAGCATCACGCCAATTAACAATAGAGATATCTATACTGTGGTTCACAATAAAGTAGAGTACAGTAAATACTACTGTTAAAGATAGGTATTGATTAAGTGCCCTACGATAAAAATGCCTCTCAGATGAGTTATCAGAAAAAAGACTTTCGTTATCAGTCGCGTTACTTTGCCAATAATACTTACCGCTCGTCCATGATCCACCAATTAATTTCCAATTAAATTCTTCGTGAAATTTTACATAGTCTTCAAACTTACTCTTACGTGGAAACTCCTGAAAGTCAATTTGATAATGTTTCGTAATGCTATCCTTTTTGCTAAAAGAAAAAACACCTAAAGCATTGACGTTTGTACATTCCCATCCCTTTAAGTCCATTTCTTTCAACCAATCCAATTCTTTTTCAATATCCAAAAATATACGTATTTTTTTCATTTTTCTATCCTCCCTAATATAAGCGAATCATTTCCTCTAGTCGTTTTTTTTCAATTTCAAGAATTCCTAAACCATGTGGCGTAATAAGATAAATTTTACGTCTAGGATCTTCAGATGGATAAGGTTCGATCCAATCTTGTTTCACCAAATTATCTAAAGCACCATACAATGTTCCAGCAGCTATCCTCACATTGCCAGAACTCATCTCTTCTATTTTTTGCATAATAGCATACCCGTGTAGCGGTTCTCTTAACGCGAGTAATATAAGATGCATAGTTTCACTTAATGGTAATAGCTTATGTCTTTTCATTTTTCTACTCCTTCATATACAGTTCAACTGAATATGAATAGTATATATCGTCCGACTGTACATATCAACTATATAGTTGAACGATATATAATAATTACCTGCAACCACTAGTTGCTAATTGTAAATGAATACGTTCTATTATTTTAGGTAAAAATAAGAGATAATTAGCTTATTCAAAAAATTGAAAAACTACTAATGTTATTTACCCACACAGCCTCAGAAGGAGGGAAATTCAAAAAGGTGGAAAATTATAAACGAAGAACTTTTTTTCTTACTCTTATCAACATCTATATTACATACATCTATTTATCCGGTAATTACGAGAGTGACGTCAATCCACTTATTTTTATTTTTGCAGTTGCAACAGGTCTTTATGATTTGAAGCAAAATAAAGAAGACTATCCTGATTTTTACTTATTTGTTAGATATTTTTTGCTATTCTTATTTTCTGTGGGATTAATCATCGATTTAATAACCTTCGCTAAGATTATTCTTTAAAGTGTCTTTCTTTAAACTTATACATATGACAAATAAGGATTAACGAATTGATTCATTATATACTAACTTTTAAAAAAACGGAGGTACACCTATGAAAAAAAGACAACTTCTAAATCCTTTACTTGTTCTGCTCTTTCCTGCATTCACGATTGTTTTCATTCCCATGTTCATCAACTATGCTTTAACTTTTACTGCTCGAACCTATAATATACAAGCATTTTGGTTCATTAGTTTAAGCTGGGTTTTAGTTGGTTTTGCTATGGCGATGATTGCTTATCGTTTAACGGTATACTCGGATAAATCAGATACATTTACCAAATGGATCTCGATTATCTGGACAGTGATATTAATTGTACTTTTGGCAGGTTTTCACATCGGATATAGCTATTCAATTTATGCAACTTTACATCTCTATGGCACTTTTTTTGTAGAGTTAACAACTGGATTCTACTTAAGTTTGACTGCTATCGTTCATATTAGAAAATAAAATTAGCTGATTCTCGTCTAATTCTAAAACCTTACGAAAGCGTGAGACCTTTTTATGTTCACTCTTTCGTGATTGCTCCTTTGACGTAAAAGTGACGACATTTTTGAAGCTCACTCTTTCGTATAACACTATTACACGAAAGAGTGGATCCATTCATGGATGCTCTAGATTAGAAAAGGAACCTTATAGTGCAAAAAAACAACCCATCCGTTAGAATGGGTTGTTTGGTTTCTAATAATGTTTAGTTGCGAACGAGTAAAGCAACACTTTCCACATGAGTGGTTTGAGGGAAAAGGTCAACGGGTTGAACTTTTTTAACTGTATAGCCACCTTCTGTAAGTAAAGCTAAGTCACGTGCTAATGTTGCAGGGTTACAACTAACGTAAACCATTTTTGTTGGTTGCATTGCAATAACTGCCTCAGTAAATTCTTTTTCAAGACCTTTACGTGGAGGGTCAACAACTAGTAAGTCAGCTGTGCGTCCTTCTTCACTCCATTGAACCATAACTTCTTCAGCAGCTCCTGCTTCAAATGTTACATTTTCAATATTGTTTAGTTCCGCATTTGCTTTAGCATTTTCTACTGCTGGTTCAATTATTTCAATTCCATAAACATGTTTAGCATTTTTAGCTAATGTTAATGCAATCGTACCAATTCCACTATAAGCATCGATAACAGTTTCTTCACCTGTTAATTCAGCAAAATCTAAAACTGTTTGATACAATTTCTCTGTTTGTTGTGGGTTCACTTGGTAGAATGAACGATGAGAAATCTCAAAAGTGTTGCCTAGCAATGTATCTCTATATTTGTCTTCGCCATATAAAACAATAGCATCGTCACCCATAATTACGTTTGTATGTTTAG from the Carnobacterium inhibens subsp. inhibens DSM 13024 genome contains:
- a CDS encoding PadR family transcriptional regulator, whose amino-acid sequence is MKRHKLLPLSETMHLILLALREPLHGYAIMQKIEEMSSGNVRIAAGTLYGALDNLVKQDWIEPYPSEDPRRKIYLITPHGLGILEIEKKRLEEMIRLY
- a CDS encoding pseudouridine synthase; the encoded protein is MRLDKLLFETGFGSRRTVKRLIKSKQVEVNGKTILVDNLNVDPELQEVKVAGERIHYQPHVYYMLHKPNGVVSAVTDDNNQTVIDLIDPSQRVAGLFPVGRLDKDTEGLLLLTNNGQLGYQLLIPKKEVTKSYEAIVNERVTSEDKAAFAKGIVFDGGIKCKPAKLTILSSSNNESRVLLEISEGKFHQVKKMFLSVGKKVTYLKRLSMGPLELDETLPVGSYRPLHLEELTALRPYFK
- a CDS encoding S66 family peptidase; this encodes MIKPFALKNGDRVAIVSLSRGILGEETCAHQLELGEKRLESLGLKPVFMPNALKGLDYLSDHPEARAQDLKDAFQDPTIKGIIAAIGGDDTYRLLPYLLEDENFITNVQENPKLFTGFSDTTINHLMFYKLGMVSFYGPSFITDIAELANGLLPYTKEFLQGYLEGYEQREIRSSRLWYEERTDFSKQALGQDRMQHDETHGYEVLQGTGIVSGTLLGGCVESLYDILVGERYPDEAEICKKYQLFPSLNEWEGKIVFLETSEEKPAPDILKKMLETLKETGIFSVVNGLIIGKPQDEVYYEEYKTIYSEVIDDVELPILYNVNFGHAYPRCALPYGTKATIDLDEKMIFIDESPFQTVE
- a CDS encoding DUF2812 domain-containing protein, with the translated sequence MKKIRIFLDIEKELDWLKEMDLKGWECTNVNALGVFSFSKKDSITKHYQIDFQEFPRKSKFEDYVKFHEEFNWKLIGGSWTSGKYYWQSNATDNESLFSDNSSERHFYRRALNQYLSLTVVFTVLYFIVNHSIDISIVNWRDAFYTPGLWETSGSLFLKKFLFELPFACMRLGFHLIILVLAVYNLVIMTKIQSKLSELNKKL
- a CDS encoding DUF503 domain-containing protein gives rise to the protein MVILGMKVSFLIYNSYSLKDKRSVIKSIIKKTHNKFNVSISEVGAHDTLNQGVLGIAVVSNNRKLCQQTLDLVLKEIEDNGEVEIHSIEREEL